The genomic stretch agaaaacacacaaaccTAATATGATTGATGATATGCAACCACAAATATGCAAAGAAATGTGCAATTACTTTATCAGTTATCTAATGCAGACATGGTATTACAATTTAACATCAAGTGGTGTATACCCATGTCTTCATTTGTAACCAAATGCAAAAAGGCATTTTTCCTGTGGTGGTTAACAGCATTATAAATGATATTGCTTATGATGtgcataagaaattaaaattttaatatatatgtattttaaaaaaatatttagattttatcATGCTATAGATGTCTACTCAggcaaattacattttttttttacctacttATATTTTTGTTCCTAAATGTAGTCTGGTTTTTGTACttattgacttattttttctagtaccaaggattgaactgaagggtactctaccactaaactatatcccgagcacttttatttttattttttattttgagacaagttttcacTAAATGtcccagattggcctcaaacgtgccattctcctgcttcagtctcctaagtagctgggattacaggtgtgcaaaaCTCTCCCTGGCttagtttatttatttcaattactAGATATTTTATTAACTGTCCATGAGAAACAAACATTGGGTCACTGATGTTCACTGAGATGCCCACTCTGCTTTTTCTCCACGTACTCACGATTCTCAGCTGGAGTTTCTGGGCAtcaattttttccttcaaattcgCAGCTAACAAACTAAGATTTGTTTTTAAGAGGTATTCTATCATTGTCTCATCTTCCTACATTCCCCACCACCTGTCACTTATCATAAACTGTACCAGGTTGTCTGCTCAAGTCTTCGGTAGGAGAAACCACAATAGAACAGTTGTTCATGTCAAGCACTAGTCTAAAATAGTTTGTGTTCTCATTACTCATCCATGCAACATTCTCATAAGGTTTTACAGTATTTTCCCTATTATAAGAATGTGGAGATTGAGGtttctcacaaaaatattttgttgttcatAAAGCAAGCACTGGAGCAAGTCAATACGAGTTGAAATCTTGATGGAAGCTGTTGTGTTCAATTAGATTTAatacagtttgttttttttttcttgcagattTAAACATCTAGAGAGTCCTCAGATAAAAAAGTTGTATACTGTTTCCTATCTTATTCTTATTAGTTGGTGCAAAGTGGGAAAAGAATAGCTTGTCAGCAAATAAAATGTGAATCATCTGATAGTGTAGGACagtggaagacagaaagaaaacaaggtgggagggagggagtggcagaggaaagatgAGTAACATCGAGCTGACTTTGCAATACAGTCCTGAGAGTTTTCTAAAACAAGGCATATGTAATTTGttgtattatctttatttcccCATTCAGCCTCCTCAACGTCATAGAATCAGAAAACCAAACAGGTTTCTTGGAATTCTTCCTCCTGGGCCTCTCAGATTACCCAAACCTGAAGCgcatcctctttggactgttcctgttcctgtacctggtcacagtgcttgggaacatgctcatcatcctggccatctgcactgactctaacctccgcggccccatgtacttcttcctctacAACCTGTCCTTCAGTGACATCTGCTTCAGCACCGGCACAGTACCTAGGATGCTGATGAATATCCAGAGACACAGCAAGGCCATCAGTTACACAGACTACCTCACCCAGGTCTGCTTTGTCCTGGTTTTTGCTGGAGTGGAAAACTTTCTCCTTGCAGCAATGGCTTATGATCcttatgtggccatctgccatctACTCAGGTACTCAGTCATCATGAACCCCCGCCTCTGTGTCCTACTGATTGTATTGTCCTTAaccattatcattatttatggccTGCTTCACAGTCTGATGGTGCTGAGGTTGTCCTTCTGCACAAACCTggagatcccccacttcttctgtgaacttgatcAGGTCATCAAACTGGCCTGTTCAGATACCCTCATCAATAACATCCTATTCTATTTAGTGTCTGGCATATAAGGTGGTGTTCCTCTTCTTGGGATTATTTACTCTTACATTAAAATAGCCTCTTCTATTCTGAAAATGTCCTCAACTGGGGGAaagcataaagccttttccacctgtgggtctcacctctcagtGGGCTCCTTGTTCTATGGGATGGGTTTTGGGGTGTACATTACCTCTGTAGTGACTGACTCATTCACCAATACTGCAGgagcctcagtgatgtacactgtagTCCCTCCAATggctgaacccctttatctacatcctgaggaacagggacatgaaggaGGCCTTGAGGAAACTCATCACTAAGCCTCCTTTTTGGTGACAATATCATCTTCTTTATCCCTGGGTTTCTAGTAAAAGTCAGTGTACAGGGACACTAGGCAAGCCATGGTCCTTGTGCTACAGTTATGAGATGGCATAAAGACTAAGCATGTTCCAACTTAGCTTTGAAACCTGAACATTAGCAAACTAATCCCTAGTGCAGTGAATGGACTTTTCATGAATTAATTAGATGGACCCTCTCATAGTTTACAAAACTTAAAACACATTACATCCACCCAGAGAACTTTTTTGAACCCTTGATCAAAGCCTCAGAGACACGTCAGCAGTGTGAGGTGGGCCTACAaatgtgcatttctaacaaaGTCATAGGTGATGGCACAGGAGGCTTTGGGTAGAGCTGACATAGCATGCAATTCTGCCGGGAAGTCACTTAGCCCAATTCTGGGCATGGGGTAAATAGTAAGATTTAGAACcatcatattatatatgtaacCTCTCTTACTTCACTGTGAATAAAGCAAACCCTGGCATGGAAAGAAGCCTCTGATGGGAAAAAACCCATGTTATCCCAGGATTGAATGTGAAATTCCTTAAGTATTTTCC from Sciurus carolinensis chromosome 17, mSciCar1.2, whole genome shotgun sequence encodes the following:
- the LOC124969026 gene encoding olfactory receptor 7G2-like, whose amino-acid sequence is MYFFLYNLSFSDICFSTGTVPRMLMNIQRHSKAISYTDYLTQVCFVLVFAGVENFLLAAMAYDPYVAICHLLRYSVIMNPRLCVLLIVLSLTIIIIYGLLHSLMVLRLSFCTNLEIPHFFCELDQVIKLACSDTLINNILFYLVSGI